One Microbacterium sp. zg-B96 genomic region harbors:
- a CDS encoding ATP-binding cassette domain-containing protein yields MPDGQTLEFSGLTKRFGSLTAVDRFTARVEPGRVTGFLGPNGAGKTTTMRMLLGLVRATDGTATVGGTPYAQLRRPLQSVGAALEASSFHPGRTAAAHLTALAQASDVPRSRVDETLELVGLTDAAGRKVGGFSMGMRQRLGLAAALLGDPGVLVLDEPTNGLDPEGIRWMRDLLRALAREGRTVFVSSHLLAEVQQTVDSLLVIARGRLVFQGTIDDLVDPSEYATVVDAPDRDALTAALTAAGVGTEPLRAGLRVAVADPAEIGQIAASAGVALSLLQRQGPSLEQVFLELADGTRTHPSAFEEGAVR; encoded by the coding sequence ATGCCCGACGGACAGACGCTCGAGTTCTCCGGTCTCACAAAGCGTTTCGGCAGCCTGACCGCCGTCGATCGCTTCACCGCTCGGGTGGAGCCGGGACGGGTGACCGGATTCCTCGGCCCCAACGGTGCCGGCAAGACCACGACGATGCGCATGCTGCTGGGCCTCGTGCGCGCGACCGACGGCACCGCCACCGTCGGCGGAACGCCCTACGCGCAGCTGCGCCGCCCACTGCAGAGCGTGGGCGCAGCGCTGGAGGCGTCGAGCTTCCACCCCGGCCGTACCGCCGCGGCGCACCTGACCGCACTTGCGCAGGCATCCGACGTACCCAGATCCCGTGTCGACGAGACGCTCGAGCTGGTGGGGCTGACGGATGCCGCGGGGCGCAAGGTCGGCGGCTTCTCGATGGGCATGCGCCAACGGCTGGGGCTGGCCGCGGCCCTCCTGGGCGATCCCGGTGTGCTTGTGCTGGACGAACCCACCAACGGCCTCGACCCGGAGGGGATCCGCTGGATGCGCGACCTGCTTCGGGCACTCGCCCGCGAGGGGCGCACCGTCTTCGTCTCGTCGCATCTGCTGGCCGAGGTGCAGCAGACGGTCGACTCGCTGCTGGTGATCGCCCGCGGGCGCCTGGTGTTCCAAGGGACGATCGACGACTTGGTCGACCCCAGCGAATACGCCACCGTCGTCGACGCTCCCGACCGCGACGCGCTGACTGCGGCGCTGACTGCCGCGGGCGTGGGGACCGAGCCGCTGCGTGCGGGACTGCGGGTCGCGGTGGCAGATCCTGCCGAGATCGGGCAGATCGCGGCATCCGCCGGTGTCGCCCTGTCGCTGCTGCAGCGGCAGGGGCCGTCTCTGGAGCAGGTGTTCCTCGAGCTGGCCGACGGCACGCGCACCCATCCCAGCGCCTTCGAGGAAGGGGCGGTGCGATGA